In Stanieria sp. NIES-3757, the DNA window CCTCACGAATCTCAAACCGATTATCCCATTGTCAAAATTGAATCCCTGAGAGAACAAGATCTTCATCGTTTATCTGTAGATTCTGAACCTGAAACAGGTAAAGAAAATATTGCTATCGATCTAACCACTGTGCAGTTATTTGATCTCGTCGAAGCAATCGATCAAGTTTTGAGCGATCGCAATACTCTTCCTGATTTATCTTTTCACATCCAACCTGTTAGCAGACGCTACCGTAAACCAGAAGAACCTCTAGTTGAAAGAGTTACTCCTATAGCTGTGGGTGTTGGTAGTTTGGCTATTGCTGCTGCTGCTTTCTTTATGATTCCACCGCCAGAAATTCGCGAACCAAAACCGCAACCAGGAGTTTCACCGACAGAAACTTTACCTACTACTCCTCAATCATCACCGCCTGTAACACCACCTCAATAATCTTCTAGGGCTATTTTTGTTCTAGAGAAAAATTAGATGGGGAGAGAAGGAGATGGGGAGATGGGGAGAAAGCTAGTATCATTATTCATAAATTCTCCTTTGCACCATAAACCCCTTGCTCTTCTCCGTTTCTCTAATTCCCGAATATCTAATTAAAAATCGCCTTTAGAAAACATTAGGCAACTGCTTCTAAAGAACCAAGAGGATTAGGAATTGAGTCTGACGGTGCTTCAAATTCTCCTTTGAGAACATATTCCAATCTAAGTTTTAACCAAGTAATGAATTGGGAGTTAGTAGAAATAACTGCTACTGAAGGTTGAGGAACTTTTGCTTTAATGGCAGCAAATTCTGGCGCGTCTAAAAAAGCAGGTTGTTTGACTAACCAAAAGTCTATTGCTTGATTTTTCTCTTGGTAGTCTCTAGTTCTTTCTTTTAAAACTTCTTCAAAGGGTTCTTCTTCAAGTAAAAACTTTTGACTGCCTAAAATGTAATAGTAAGTTGTCATTTTTTTCCTTTCCTATTTAAATCAAAAATTGCTTAAAATAATTTAAAACTCGCCTCGCATAGCCAGTTTCATGTCTTTAACTGCTTTTTCCATACCGACCAAGACAGCACGACTGATAATGGTATGACCAATATTCAATTCTTCCATACCTGGGATACAAGCAACAGGGTAAACATTCCAATAAGTTAAACCATGACCTGCATTAACCCTTAAACCCGCAGCCAATGCTTGTTTTGTCCCTTGTTGTAAAATTGTTAATTCTTGTTGTCTGGTAGCTTCATTCTCCGCATCGGCATATTTACCAGTATGCAATTCAATAAATTTTGCCCCCGTTTTAGCAGCAGCATCAATTTGTGCTTCGTCTGCATCTATAAACCAACTAACAGGAATACCTGCCTCTTGGAGTTGCTGAACAACTTCAGAAAAGCGAGTCAGATTGCTAACAATATCAATACCACCTTCTGTAGTTACTTCTTCTCTTTTTTCGGGTACTAAAGTAACGTAATCAGGTTTAATCTCAATTGCGATCGCAATCATTTCTGCGGTTGGTGCCATCTCTAAATTAAGATGAGTCCTGACGGTTTGACGTAACAAACGGACATCTCGGTCTTGAATATGACGACGGTCTTCCCTTAAGTGTACGGTAATTCCATCAGCACCGCCTAATTCAGCTAAGACTGCTGCTGCTACGGGATCTGGTTCTACGGTACGTCTAGCTTGACGAATAGTAGCGACATGATCGATGTTGACTCCAAGGGTAAGCAAGCTGAACTTCTCCTGTTGAGGATTTTGATTTCAGTTTTTTATCCTATCAACAAACAAAATCAATTTCCTAAGCTTGCCAGTTAAAAAATTTGACATAACAATAGGCGATTAATTCAGAGAGGATTTTTCTGACTCCTTCACTAGAAGTCCACCAAGATTTTGCTTCATATCTTACACTAGGATGAGCGATCGCACCTACTCGAATTGAAGTAGGAATCGCTTTTCTAAATAAAAACCAAGTTCTACGAGTATGAACATCGTCGGAATAAACATTCATGCCAGTTATTTTAATCTTATTTTTTTCTAACCATTGTTGAACGGCAATTGCACCTGCCAAAGTACGATCTTTTTTGACTTCTGGAGTTAGCACAACAATTAATTTGCTTTTGTCTAAACCAAGAGTAATTAAGGTAGCTGCGGAAAGTTGAGCAAAATTTTTATACTCAGAAAGGTACATTCCTCGGTTAAGAATAGTACCTGTAGTGATTAAATATTGATAATTGCTTCGGCGAAATTCTGCTAGTGCGCCTACTAACCCTTCATCTTCAATCCAGCCTTCTACAACTAATACTTCCGCTTTTACTGGTGCTGTATAGGCTAAAAAAGGGTGTAATTTAGAACCGATAAACCAGATTGCTATCCCAGTTAATAGTAAAATTGATAACCATCCTTGAAGAGTTAATCCCCAACGAGGTTTATAGTCAATTACCCAGCAGTTTTTTGGCTTTTTGCGGAAATAATTAGCTTGTTTTGCCATTTATTCTGTTCGTAACCGATTTTTTTTGTTTTAGATAAGTAAAGACTGATTTATCACCGATATCTGGATCGATTGGTTGAATCATTTTACGCACAGCAAAAATTGTAAACAGAATTGTCCACATTGCCAATAAAATTTGTTCTATTCCTAAAGGTAACCAACCCAGTAAATGTCCTAATAACAAAAAAGGCACAATCACAGTCAGAAATTTAGTTTCGAGACGATTAAAACAAAAAGCTTCTTTAAAATAAATTCCTGTCAAAGCGACAAAAGTAAAACCGATTCCGAATAAAGTGATGGGATGATGATAAACATAAAGTGCCAGGGGTTCCTCAATTTGCCAAGCAATAATGATGCTAGCTATTGAACCAATTAACCAACATAGTTGTAAAACTCGATGTAAAACAGCCAAATAAATATGGATCGTAACTAAACTAATTCCCAAGCCGATGGAAAAAATTACAAACAAAGGAGTAATTGCAGTTACAGCCTCTTGTCCTTGAATAAAAAGTAGATTAGAGGTGATAATCAAACAAATGGCAGCCAATACCAAACCAAAACGATAAATAACTACCCCAATGCGATCGCTTTTAGTAATAGTATATTCACCAAATTGACCTTGATATATCTGAGGTTGAGCAAAAGTAGTAGATGTCATAAGGCTTTCCTCACTATCTCTGAATTTATTTTACTGAGAGACTATCTATTAATTAAAATCTTAAAGGCATTTGTAGAATTGAATAATAGGGTTATTTTTAAGAAATTTAATCGATTTATCTAATATATTAAAAAATCTAAATTGCTTTTATTGATAAAATATATGCTTTTTTTTAGTATTAAGTTTGATTTGACAAGAAAAATATTTAAAATACTAAGAAGATAACTGTTTGTTTCCAGATTGTAGCAATAATAAAATACTACTTACAATAAAACCAATAATTAAACCAAAAACATGACTGCTAAAACTAACTTCTGGAACGATATTATCAAATACAAACTGAATAATTATTACTACAACAATCAATCTTAAACGTTTCGCATTGAGCTTATTTCTCTTTTTGAACCAAATTTGCAAGAAAATTGCTAAAATACTGCCGATTAAACCCATAATAGCTGCTGAAGCCCCAACTAAAAGTAAATTTTCTTCTCCTGTTCTTAAAGTAAAAAGGGTATACAAAAACATTGCACCAATTCCACTAAAAAAATAAACAATTAAATATCTTATGCCACCAAAACTTGCTTCTACTAACCTTCCTAAAAGATAAAGAGCAGCCATATTAGTGATCAAATGTAACCAACCAAAATGTAAAAAATTAGCACTTAATAACCGCCACCATTCTCCCGCGATCGCTTTTGCGGGAATTAATGCTCCTAAATACTCTAAAGTTTTTAAATTTTCACTACCACCTGATTTAATTTCTATAACAAATAAAATTAAATTGATACAAATTAAAATATAAGTGATTGGATAAAATCTTTTTGAGTGAGATTTGTTCATAAAAAAATAGAAATAAATAATTTAATTGCTAATTTTTAAATGAAGTTTATTAATCTAGTTTTTTATAAAAATTATAATAGTTATTACTCGATCATCCTAAGAAAAACCTCAATTCTTGTTAATTGACAAGTGATCCTTTTTGAAAAAAAACTTCATCATATTCATCATAGTAAAGTACAATAAAAGTTAATTGAGATTAAACTCATGCTGATGAAAATTACTTGGCGATACCGAAAATTTTTAAACTTTGACTTTTAACTTAACGTAGTCGGGCTACAAAAAACTTGTACAAAAAGTTTAATGATGATAATTCTCAGAGCTTCACTCGATCATACCGTTTTCTTTTCTCCGACAAAATTAAGTAAATTAGGAGTTTATCCGACCGTTACCACTAAGTGATAAATTATTACCGTTGTCTAATCATCAATTATCAAAGCAAACACTCACCATGACCAAACAATACCGTATAACTTTACTTCCTGGAGATGGCATCGGTCCGGAAATTATGGCAGTCACAGTAGAAGTACTCAAAGTGGTGGGAAAACAACATAACCTTGAGTTTGCTTTTGAAGAAGCTTTGATCGGTGGTGCAGCAATTGATGAGACAGGTGAACCCCTGCCAGCCAAAACTTTAGATATCTGTCGTAATAGCGATGCTGTTTTACTTGCTGCAATTGGTGGTTATAAATGGGATAATTTGCCTCGTCATCAACGTCCCGAAACGGGATTATTAGCATTACGGGGAGGATTAAACTTATTTGCTAATTTGCGTCCAGCAACCATTTTACCGCAATTGATTGATGCTTCTACCCTTAAACGAGAAATAGTAGAAGGGGTAGATATTATGGTAGTAAGAGAATTGACTGGCGGAATTTACTTCGGACAACCCAAAGGAATTTTTGAGACAGAAACAGGGGAAAAACGCGGTGTCAATACGATGGCTTATACTGAGTCGGAAATAGATCGCATTGCCAAAATCGGCTTTGAAACTGCCCAAAAACGTCGAGGCAAATTATGTTCGGTTGATAAAGCTAATGTTTTAGATGTTTCTCAATTATGGCGCGATCGCGTTACGGCAATGGCAGCTAATTATCCCGATGTAGAATTGACTCATCTATATGTAGATAACGCAGCAATGCAATTAGTCCGCGCTCCCAAACAGTTTGATACCATCGTTACAAGTAACTTGTTTGGGGATATTCTTTCTGACGCTGCTGCTATGCTAACTGGTAGTATTGGGATGTTACCTTCTGCTAGTTTAGGGTTGGATGGACTAGGAGTTTTTGAACCCGTACACGGATCTGCACCAGACATAGCTGGACAAGATAAAGCTAACCCCCTCGCTCAAGTACTTAGTGCAGCGATGATGTTACGCTATGGTTTAAATCAACCTGAAGCAGCAACCAAGATTGAACAAGCAGTAATCGAGGTTTTAGATCAAGGTTATCGAACTGGAGATATTATGTCTGCTGGGATGAAAGCGGTTGGTTGTCGTGAGATGGGAAAAGTATTAATTAAAGTATTAGAGTCGTAAATTTTATAAGCGATCGCGCTTAAACAATCCTTCGGTTGAATACTTAACTGATAAATTTCTTTGATTAGCCATCTTTTAAATTAATTAGTAATTGCATTTTTTAGTAATTAATAATTAAAAGCCCAAAAGTTTTAAGACATGGCTCTCAATCTAACTTACCGCTACCCTTTAACACAAACAACTTGTTTGAGAGTTGCAACTATTTCCACTAAATCACTTTGATTTTTCATAACTTGATCGATTGGTTTATAAGCACCAGGAATTTCATCAATGACACCAGAATCTTTACGACATTCGATTCCTTGGGTTTGTTCGACTAAATCTTGAAGATCAAAGCGTTTTTTAGCTTGAGTTCGAGACATTAATCTTCCTGCACCATGGGAACAACTACAATAACTATCGTGATTGCCTTTACCTTTGACAATAAAAGATTTGGCTCCCATTGAACCAGGAATAATGCCATAATCTTCTTCTCTTGCTCTTACCGCACCTTTACGGGTAACATAAACATCCTCGCCAAAATGGATTTCCTTTTCAGCATAATTATGATGACAGTTAACCGAAAGTAAAGGTTTAGTTGGTTTCCCTCCAGCTAAATGTTTTTCAACAATTTGCTTAAAACGAGCCATCATGACATCACGATTAACACGAGCATAATTTTGCGCCCATTGTAAATCTCGCCAATAAGCTGCAAATTCTGGCGTTCCTGCGACAAAATACGCTAAATCTGGGTCTGGTAATTTGATTTCTGCTAATTTGGCTAATTGTTTCGCTGTCGAAATATGACATTGAGCTAATTTATTACCAATATTCCGCGAACCAGAATGAAGCATTAACCAAACTTGCTCTTCTGTATCCAAACATAATTCAATAAAATGATTACCTCCGCCAAGAGAACCCATTTGTCTCATCGCTTTGCCATCAAGATCTTGAACTCCTCGATGTAATTCTTTGAAATCACGCCAACCTTGCCAGTTAGTAACCGTTTTCTCAATGTTTTTGTTGTCATTAAAACCAACGGGAATAACAGCTTCGATATCTTGACGAATTTTTTTGAGTTTTCCATCAAGTTGATCCCCATGAAATGGCATTTTAAGAGCAGCCATCCCACAATTATGAACAAATACTCCTGCACTAAGAGCAAAGTTATTGTAACCAGGAACACTTAAACAATAAACATCTTCTTGTTCTTGGAGAGGAAAGATCGCAGCTACTTTATGATTGTAGCCATGTTGATATTTACGGTGATTATGAAGTCCAATCGGACTTTTAATTGCATCTCCACAAGTTTCACAGGTATAGAAGCGATTAGCAATTTCCTTGCTTTTAATTCTTCCTTTTTCACTTTGGTTGTATGTAATGAGATATCGCTTTCCTCTTTCCCCATTACCCGCCACAGATTGAAGAAAATGTTCGGGATTATTCTGCATATAGCTAAGGATATTAGCCGTCCCTCTTTGAGCAAAATATTCGTAGCCTTCTTTTGTTTTAGCTTTTGCTGCTAAAGCTTTTTGTCTTTTGTCTTCAAATTCGGGGGACTGCCAATAAGTATTTTTCTCTACTAAAGAACGATGATAAGCAGAATGATCGCCGTTTCCCATAAATTCTAGATTTTCTGGTCGATTATCTGATTTATCGAAATTCTTATGATGAATAACTACTCTTTGATTCTCAAATTTAGGAACTGCACCTAAAATTCCTGAACGAGCAACAATCCAATGAGCTTTTTGCCATCTTCCAGAATAGTTTTGTTGAATCAAAGTATATCCATCTTTGTCTGTTTTGGCATAAAAAGGCATCAAAGAATCATTAGGCTTAAGCTTTCTCGCTTCTCGATAACTGCCATCACGCAGCATAAATTGATGATCTGGAGTACATCTTATTTCTTGATGATTATCCAAAACTACTTTAACCAATTCCGCATTACTGCG includes these proteins:
- a CDS encoding pyridoxal phosphate biosynthetic protein PdxJ, producing the protein MLTLGVNIDHVATIRQARRTVEPDPVAAAVLAELGGADGITVHLREDRRHIQDRDVRLLRQTVRTHLNLEMAPTAEMIAIAIEIKPDYVTLVPEKREEVTTEGGIDIVSNLTRFSEVVQQLQEAGIPVSWFIDADEAQIDAAAKTGAKFIELHTGKYADAENEATRQQELTILQQGTKQALAAGLRVNAGHGLTYWNVYPVACIPGMEELNIGHTIISRAVLVGMEKAVKDMKLAMRGEF
- a CDS encoding Rhomboid family protein, translated to MNKSHSKRFYPITYILICINLILFVIEIKSGGSENLKTLEYLGALIPAKAIAGEWWRLLSANFLHFGWLHLITNMAALYLLGRLVEASFGGIRYLIVYFFSGIGAMFLYTLFTLRTGEENLLLVGASAAIMGLIGSILAIFLQIWFKKRNKLNAKRLRLIVVVIIIQFVFDNIVPEVSFSSHVFGLIIGFIVSSILLLLQSGNKQLSS
- a CDS encoding 3-isopropylmalate dehydrogenase translates to MTKQYRITLLPGDGIGPEIMAVTVEVLKVVGKQHNLEFAFEEALIGGAAIDETGEPLPAKTLDICRNSDAVLLAAIGGYKWDNLPRHQRPETGLLALRGGLNLFANLRPATILPQLIDASTLKREIVEGVDIMVVRELTGGIYFGQPKGIFETETGEKRGVNTMAYTESEIDRIAKIGFETAQKRRGKLCSVDKANVLDVSQLWRDRVTAMAANYPDVELTHLYVDNAAMQLVRAPKQFDTIVTSNLFGDILSDAAAMLTGSIGMLPSASLGLDGLGVFEPVHGSAPDIAGQDKANPLAQVLSAAMMLRYGLNQPEAATKIEQAVIEVLDQGYRTGDIMSAGMKAVGCREMGKVLIKVLES
- a CDS encoding hypothetical protein (protein of unknown function UPF0027), which gives rise to MYYLCNLLYLIMPYEQLKLSTPKPVLSWANHDLAGNETQMAKNVASLPFVFKHVALMPDVHLGKGALVGSVIATKDAVIPAAVGVDVGCFTGDTEIPLVDGKKYRLADLVGQGKPIYVYACTDSGKIVCVEAIARKTRSNAELVKVVLDNHQEIRCTPDHQFMLRDGSYREARKLKPNDSLMPFYAKTDKDGYTLIQQNYSGRWQKAHWIVARSGILGAVPKFENQRVVIHHKNFDKSDNRPENLEFMGNGDHSAYHRSLVEKNTYWQSPEFEDKRQKALAAKAKTKEGYEYFAQRGTANILSYMQNNPEHFLQSVAGNGERGKRYLITYNQSEKGRIKSKEIANRFYTCETCGDAIKSPIGLHNHRKYQHGYNHKVAAIFPLQEQEDVYCLSVPGYNNFALSAGVFVHNCGMAALKMPFHGDQLDGKLKKIRQDIEAVIPVGFNDNKNIEKTVTNWQGWRDFKELHRGVQDLDGKAMRQMGSLGGGNHFIELCLDTEEQVWLMLHSGSRNIGNKLAQCHISTAKQLAKLAEIKLPDPDLAYFVAGTPEFAAYWRDLQWAQNYARVNRDVMMARFKQIVEKHLAGGKPTKPLLSVNCHHNYAEKEIHFGEDVYVTRKGAVRAREEDYGIIPGSMGAKSFIVKGKGNHDSYCSCSHGAGRLMSRTQAKKRFDLQDLVEQTQGIECRKDSGVIDEIPGAYKPIDQVMKNQSDLVEIVATLKQVVCVKG